The Brassica oleracea var. oleracea cultivar TO1000 chromosome C7, BOL, whole genome shotgun sequence sequence AAGCTCTTAACGATGAGAAGACAGAATGTGCCTCCACAATGTTCAGTTACATCAATATATATGGTCGTTATCCTCCGGGAATATTCGCAAACATGTGCAAAGAAGGCAAAGAAGGGCTCGATTGTACCGATGTCATGGCCGCCACATCATCTTCTTATGCAGTGATCCCTCTTGTCTCCACACACGCATTGCTTTTCACCGTTCTCCTGTTTTGCCTCTTCTAAAGACTTTTCCTATATATGTTACCGCATGAGATATATTACATATGAACATTTCGTTGTTAATTAGTTGGTGAGCCACCCCGTTATTTTTTTTCATGCAAAGTCATTGATGTACATTTTTCGATTTTGTTTAGGCTCTCGTGAACTATTTGTTTTTCTTTTTGTTCTCTTATTCTTTTAAGTAACATGAATTATGCGGGGATTGAACCTATAGTGTCTCGCCCTCAAGAATACTAGTACCAATTAAAGGGTACATATCCGAGTCCTCGTGAAGATTTCGTTACACGTCACAAAACTAATGTTTCATATACATGCTGTGTGGATCATGATAACATTTTGGTAGTTTAAGGTTGAGTATAATCCCCATGTGTTAGTGCAAAAATGACACCACAATTAGGTAATGCAGAAGATAAATCAAGAAACAAAACAATACAAGCAAATACTCTGTTTTATTAGAATCTCCTTTAAACAATCTATTACAAGACCTTGTTTATTCAGGTTTACTCGTCTAGTGTTAACACCCTAACACACAACACTGAAAGATTTTTAAGCTATCCGCTTATGTCTCTCTCCCGTCAAGTACTTCAGCCACTGGTTCATCACGACCCAAAACACTTCCAAGGGTTTCTCTCTCTATAAGATCAACTTTTGTGTCTCTGTATGTCTCTTTACAGACGACCCATAGCTATCTTATATTATTCTCCACGTTCCTGAAATCCTAGTCTCCAAGGCAACATCGATATGAACATCTTCCATAGCATTAAGTGCAACTTTCCTTTTCTTGGAATGCACTTATTTCTCTTCCTTTAAGTCATAAATTTGCTCATCAAGTTTATTACTCTTTCCATATCTCCAAGATACTCTCTTGCTTTCCAAGTCCGCACGACTCCAACTCAGCACCTTGACTCCACATGGTCTTCACCACTCAACACGACGTCTATTTCATCAACTACGTCAGCGACTACTTGAGGACGTACATGTTACATATTCACCATGGCCTTATATGGCCAGTCGAACATTTAGGAAGACATAAAGAAGATAGAAAAACGAATAGGAACATGAATAACAAAAATAAATAATAATTAAAAAAATAAAGAAATAAATGGACTTCGAGCCTGGACGTCAGAACCACACAAAGAGGTAGATGATTGGTTTGATCTGTTAAGTAAAGTTGGGTCTATCAATATTGCTTGCTAACACACTTGGTATTTTTAGAATATAAAGTCAGCTTTACGCCTCTAATTTCCCGTTGTCACTGTTGGTACTTTATATAAGTCATAATATAAGTTTTTTTGTTTGGAGAAAAGTCATACGATAAGGTTGAAACACTAATGACGGGGGAACAACGGCATTGAACAACTGGATCTGATTATTTGATATGTTATAAATCTCGAATGCAAATTGATGCGATCATCTTTTCGTGGCTATGATTAACGAATCCCAACTCCATGCGCAAGGCTGGCTCAACGCTGTTAAAGGCCCTAGAGCGAAAAATATTTGTTCTTACCCTGTAAAATTTATATGTTGATAACGCTTAAAATATTTTTAAAATTTAATCAGTAATATTTTGTAATGAAAATAAAACTATATACATATCAAATAATTTAGACCCTTTTCAATTTTATTTATTATATTTATAATTTTTTATATATAAAAATACAGATTTATAAAAAAATTGGATTTCTTAATTAGTATTATACGGGAAGACACGGGTTTGGACCCGGGGCGGTCGCACCGGTTGTCCCCCTAATAAGCCGCCCTGTCCATATGGTTATTGGTGATTTTCTCTAGGTCAAATTTAATGTTACCACGTTATTCTTTGATAAAGACCATATTATATCGTGAAATATTAATACTCTTCTCACTATTTAATTCAAATTATCATCGGCCATTTTCTTTTGTAAACAAAGGAACCTTCTGTAGCTTATTTATAAAACACCAGCAATTCACCGGCCAAAACTTATTCTATAATTCATATATACCCGTATCTTACAATCATGTAGGAAATCAAGTAGCCAACAACTTAGTTTACTCTACAATGTAAAGCATTTTACCACCCAAATGATTGTGGAATATCTGCCCAGTAATGTAAATCACAGAACCATACTAAGCCAGAAAAAAAAACAGTTATATAAATCTCTAATAACGAGTTCTTAGAAGAAGTTGTCCCAGCTATCTTGAAGCAGTTCAGTATCACCATGACTAATATGCAGATGCTAAAGATTCAGGTTTCTGGTACAACTGACATTATGCGACAACTAAAATATGCTCTTCAGGAATGCTTAGCTAACCATTGTGACTATAAGATGCTCACATTCTACACAACAAGTGACAAGACCAATATCAAACGCACCTGCTACAATTAACTTAAGTATAGACTGAATTTCAGATTATAGAAGCATCTTTAGAAACACTCTTAAGGAAGAAGAGTATCAATGTGGATCGGAGAAGCTGGTTTCCTGCACATAGGATCAAAGAGCACTCAGTTTCAGTTTAAAGACCAGAGACCCCAAAGTACACACATTGATCTTATCTCCTATAACATCAAACCTACCCAAAATTAAAAGACATGGTCGTTACCTCTAGGTGTTCTGAAGAAGCAGCCAATGGTTGAGGAGGAGACTTTTTTTTTTTTTGAAACACATGTTGAGAGGCTCAACATATTTTTCTCCATGGATTCATCTCCAAATTTATTTGTGCACATCTCCACGTTGGGAAATTCAAAAGGGTTGTAAATAAATAACCCAAACAAAGGGGTCAAAATTAAACCAATCAAACTCTTCGGGGACGAAGATACAAATATTAATACAGAAATAAGAGAAAAAGTCGGTTTAGCTGTTTCCTCCTCTCTACCTTCTTCTGCTTGCGTTTTCTCATCGTCTTTGCCTTCCTCCCAAGCGATTGATTTTCCTTTTTTTGTTGCCTTCTTCTATCCACACAAATCTATCTGATCGATGGCGTCGGGTCGGGTCAACTCGGGATTCGATTTCGGGTCCGATGATATCCTCCGCACTTACGACGACTTCACCAACAACCAGGACTCCTCCAACGGTTCCAACTCCGATCCTTCGATCGCCGCTACCAACTTCAATAAGGTCAAATCCAGATCCCCCCCTCCCTCCCTCCCGTCTCTGTCGTCGATATTTGGAAATTCTAGGGTTTCGATTTGGGAATTTCAATAATACTGTCTTCACCGATTCGCGCCATCGTTAAGATGATTCGTTGTTGATGATACTGAGCTACTCTTTTGTATCTCAGGAGTTTCATAAAACTAGGATGGCGAGGTCGTCGGTTTTTCCCACGAGCTCTTACAGTCCACCGGAGGACTCGTTGAGCCAAGACGTTACTGCCACTGTGGAAAGAACCATGAAGAAGTATACGGATAACGTGATGCGCTTTCTCGAAGGTATCAGCTCGCGCTTGTCACAGCTTGAGCTCTACTGCTACAACCTTGATAAGACTATTGGTGAGATGAGGTCGGATCTGACTCGTGATAACGAGGAGGCTGATGTTAAGCTTAGATCCGTGGAGAAACATCTTCAAGAGGTTTGTGTTTTATTTAATGTTTTAAGTTCCTTTTTTTTTTTTTTTTTTTGGTGTTGATTTTAGTTTGTGATAACGGTGTTTTTTGATGTAGGTGCGTAGGTCGGTACAGATTCTCAGAGACAAGCAAGAGTTGGCTGATACTCAGAAGGATCTAGCGAGGCTTCAAGTTGTGCAGAAAGACTCATCTTCTCCGTCTCACTCCCAACAAAGTGAGGAGACTCCTGTTCCAGAGGCTAAGAAGAGTGAGAGCTCCTCTGATGCACACAACCAGCAGCTTGCACTTGCTTTGCCTCATCAAATACCACCACAGCAGCAGCAGCAGTATTACATGCCTCCTACTCCACAGCTTCAAAACACACCTGCACCTGCACCCGTTCCTGCTCCACCATCTCAGCCACAAGCACCACCGGCGCAGGCTCAGTTCATGCCCCCACCTCCTGCTCCATCTCACCCAAGCTCAGCCCAAACGCAGTCGTTTCCACAGTACCAGCAAAACTGGCCTCCGCAGCCACAGGCGAGGCCACAGTCCAGTGGAGGTTACCCATCATACTCGCCTGCACCACCAAGCAACCAATCTCCAGTGGAGCCATCGCCCAGCAGCATGCAGATGCCATCACCATACGCTGGACCTCCTCAACAATCGATGCAAGGTTACGGATACGGTGCGCCACCACCACCACAGGCTCCTCAGCAGACAAAGATGTCTTATAGCCACCAGACAGGCGATGCATATCTTCCTTCAGGACCTCCTCCCCCTGGGTATGCCAATGCCATGTATGAAGGTGGGCGGATGCAATACCCACCACCTCAGCCTCCTCCGCAGCAGCAGCAACAAGGCCATTATATGCAAGGTCCACAAGGTGGTGGGTACGCTCCTCAGCAGCACCAGGCAGGTGGTGGCAACACAGGGACACCACCTCCTGTTTCAAGATCAAAATACGGTGAACTGATAGAGAAGCTAGTGAGCATGGGTTTCAGAGGAGACCACGTGATGAGCGTGATTCAGCGGATGGAGGAGAGTGGCCAGCCTATAGACTTCAATGCCCTCCTTGACAGATTGAGTGTTCAGTCCTCAGGAGGGCCTCCCAGAGGGTGGTGAGAGAAGCCACAGTGGCTCCTCTTCTAGGCCCTAGTTTTATTGGGCCCAATAGATTGGGCCTGTTGTGTATTCTTATGGGACTCAATTTATGTTTCCTTCAATAATTCGTGTGTTTACTTTCAATCTGCCACTTGAACAACCCAAATCTCTGGTCTTTGAGTTTCTTTTATTTTACACAATCTTGCATATATTTAGCATCGTCTACGTGTGGTTTAATAAAACCACTAGATTTTAATCCGCAAGTATATTTTTTCATTTTATAAATATATTTAATATTATTACAAATATTTTAAATATATAATTTATATTTTAGTATTATATATTGTGTGACTATAATATTATTGTTTATATTTTTTGTTCGGTATTAGTAATATATAGTAATTTATTTAATACATTTTACTTTGTTATTAATTTTTATTATTTACTAATATATTTTTGAGTTATCTATAATAAAATAACAATATGAAATAATCAAATAGATAACTTTCTTCAAAATATGTTTTCTCTTTAATATATACATTTTTAAAATTTATTTATTTATATCATAGAAAAAAATATGTTTAAGATAATTTATATTTACATGTTATGTTTAAAAAAAAAAGTTTAACATATATTATTTTAGTATTTTACGAGATTTATAAGTAGAAACACTGTTTTAATATTATAAACCCATTATTTTAGTAAATTTTATACATAGTAGCATCTATCGTATTATTTTAGTAAATTTTATTAATATAAGATTTTTTTTGGATGTTATGATATTAAACTTTATTTTTATTTTTAATTAAGATTTCAAAATATTAGATTGCTTTATTTTTTACGACATATATAGTTTGTTTTTTCGTAGTGCATTTCAAAACTTTATTATTTACTATCTATGATTTTATATTTTGTAAAATTTAAAATATTATCATTTTGAGGTTGAATATATATTTTCAAAATTTTATATTTTGTCAAGAAAACTTTGAAAAATTACACTAGTATTTTTAGTTTGGAAGATGACATGAATTTTTATTGTTACTACATTAATACATTATTTTATACAAATATTTGAATTTTTGGTAATATTTTCTAAATTTTCTCAACATATTTTGTTATAATTAAAAAAATAATTATAATTAAAATGACATTAATATTTTAAATGAACTACCAAAATTTCATATTTTTCTAATAACATATTTTTTTAAATAGTATATGAACTAAATGTTATTATATACTATTATATATTGTATATAAACATTTTAAACAATATATTGTTGAGAGTTTCAAAAAAGAAAGATAATATATAGTTGTAGATATAAAAATTTAACCTATGTTAATAAAGTTATTAATGTATAAAAATATTATATAGTTGACGAATTTAACTTATTTTAATGATGAGTGATAATTTATTTAAATGAAACAATTTAAAAAAACTAAAATTTGTTAATTTACCTATTTAATATAATTTTGCCATATTTTAATTCTATTTTTAAATAATACAGAATATAATTATAGAATTTATAATAAAAAATAGTAGATAATTATAATTTTTTTGTTTTATAATAAAATTTTAGTTTATAATAATATTATATTACTAATTACGAAATTAATTAATAAATAACATAAAATATATAAATTCTTAAGTAAGATTTTGTTAGATTTTTTCTCAACAGATTTTTTTAATTATAAAAAATGAAATTTATTGTTGGTTTATTATTAATGTAAACAATCAAATATATCATATTATTTGTTAATGGTAGATAAAAAATAAGATTATAAATTACTCCCTCCGGATTTGAATATATGATGTTTTAGTTTTTTTTTCTTGTATACAAATGTATGATGTTCTACTTTTCATTAATGCATTTTGCTTTTAAAATAAAATGTAAAAAATATAAGTGGTTGAATTTTATTGGGATTCAAATAAATCTTTAAACTAACTAAAAGTAAAACCAAAAAGTATTTGATATAAGTAAGTATTTAATTTCTCTTAATATGTGTGCACAACCTTAAACATCATATATTCAAATCCGGAGGGAGTAATAGATTAATACATTCACTTTTAGTACATTTATTTATTTATTTATTCATTAGTACGACACGTGTCAGTCGCTAACAGAATCGAATTAAAATTGCGAGGAAGCAAAGATTGATGAGGCGCCAAATACTTATTATTTGAAGCAGCGCGGCAAGAGTCTTGCGCCGAATAAATCTTGTTGAAATTAGATTAGGAATATTTCCATTATTGTATCTTCCTTTTCTCTCGATAGTATTAGTAAATCATGTATGCATGTATAAATACAGATTACGAGGTCCTTGATTCTCAATCTCTCTAATATCTTCTTCCTTGTAACTTCACGATGACGACGCCGGTGAGTAAGAACATCGCCATCAGGCCTGTGGAGTTCTACGGAAACGCGCTTCCCCGTCCTCGTTTCTTCGCTAATCCTCAGTTTAACTCTCACCGTGTCGATCCGCTTCTCTCGTGGGCTAGAGACGCTCACTGGTCCACGGGTGGTCTCAACTTCACGCGCCTCCGTCTCCAGGGACGGATCGAAGGAAACGTGGAGAAGCTCCGAGCGCAGCTCGAGGATTCCAGCCCTGGAGACTCCGAGAAGAAGAAGAGATCTGGTTGTGATTCGACTCCTCCCGCGGCTCCGGTTGCGGTGAAACGAAGGAGGTACGTAGATCTTAACGATGATGAGGATGAGATTGGATCGGGAGTGGCTAGGATCATCAGAAACCTCTCTGGTGATTTTGATAGAGTCGCTGGAGAGAGTGAGATCAATAAGAAATCGATTGGATCCGAATCAGTGGGGAAGAGGTTGAAGGAGAAGAAAACAAGATTGACAAGAATAATCCCTCTAGGTTTTAGATTTTAATTCATGACAATGTAACTTCTTATTTAGTTTCTGAATTTCCTATAAATATATTAATTTCTCTGCTTTTTCTGATAAAATTATGATTATTACCCTCGATATCTGATTCTTGAATTGGGAGTAAAGGACGAGCAGTGTGTTGCTTGACACGGATATGAATGTTAGGGTAGTTGCCTGAGCCAAGATGAGACAAGGTGGTGCTGGTGCATATATGCGTGATGATGGTGACGAGAGGCAAAGGGGACGACGGCATGGAAGTGAGCTTGTTGGATAGAATGAAGACTTCTCTTGTTGGTAACTAGTGACGGAAGACAATAATAACGACATCCCATGTTCCTAGATGTATGTATGGAAGCTGAAAAGCTAGTCTGCGAAGTTATGTAGTTGTATTTTTGTTCTATATAACAGATTTAGTATGGCTACCAAAAAAATTCAATGTTTGAATTGAGAGTTCCTTCCTACGTCAAGATTTTTTGATCTTTTGATTTGAATTGTCGGAAGAATCAAAATCGTGAATTTTTCTAAGACAGTATATACTGTAGTTATATTCTTTGTTTCTCTCTTCATATTTGGATTCCTATCTAATGATCCAGGACGTAATCCGGGACATGAAGAATAAAAAAGAAAGGTTTTTTATTACTTTATTTAATATTTAAATAGTGGAAATGTGCGAATTTTATTAGGATTTTATCTATTTCACATCATCAAAAAGGGGAAGGGAAAGAGAGGGATTCGAACCCTCGGTACGATTAACTCGTACAATGGATTAGCAATCCAACGGTTTAGTCCACTCAGCCATCTCTCCTAATCGAAAAGGAATACTTTTTAGGTTCCGTTAGACAAAAAAACGGCTTAAAAAAAAACTTTCTCCACTTTATTCTTAAAAAACTTTTTTTTTTTAGATTATTCTTTAATAATACTTTAATTATATAAAGTATACACTCCATATAGAAATGTTCATGAAAATCGTCCCTTTAACATACGTTATAATAACTTGTGTTTCGAATATTAACGTAGCACCAGTGGTCTAGTGGTAGAATAGTACCCTGCCACGGTACAGACCCGGGTTCGATTCCCGGCTGGTGCATTCTTTTAATTTTTTGTTACTGTTAAAAACAACATTTCTACGATCTCTATGTTTGGGCCGCTCGTTTCCATCCTGGTAGTACTTAAAACTAGGCCGAGGTTGTTCATTAGGTTTCAGTTTGGGTTTAACAAAAACATTCAGCTAAATGTATTTACGATCCTTTTTTTTCGATTTACGTAACTATTTTATCTTTTGGGTGCAGTTAGTTTATACATGATAGATATTAGATATACATGTATACACTGTGCATAAAATCTAAAGCTAATGTTTATATAAAGATTAGATTAGCCTTAAAAGAAAATCTTGATTATAGATACTCTAACTTTTTTTTTTTTTTTGACAAAAAAAAGATACTCTAACTTAACTACATCTCTTTACTGGAGTATGTTTTTTTTCTTCTCTAGTCTAGTCGTTTATATACATTTTTTACTATGTTTTCATCAAAAAAGTTGAAGGAAATGTTTTTTTCCTGCTTATGATTAATTAATAAAAGAATCGCATTATGTTCTCACTATCTTCAAAGCCATTTAATCAGTCTCCTGTCCATTTATTAAAAAACCTTTAAATTAAGGTTTGGTTAAAGAGATTATCATGTAGGTACTTGATTTTGTTTGATATAATATTTGTTTGGTGGGATTTAAGATCACGACCCATATCCTAAATTGCTCATTTTTTACCATGAAGTCGTCGTCGTACAGGGAAGAAGATAATACTAGTTAATATTCTGCTTACCTCATCCATTATTGTAAGTACTAATTGGGAAGTAGGTCTAAAGTTCAGTTCCATGTAAGTTGCTGAGTTCTAAAATTATGTTTCCCAAATAATTTCCTACACTTTTGTAACGCACAAACTAGGAATGTCCCAAAAACAATTGATTTGTTTCTAGAGAAAACGATAATCAAATATGAGCTAGTGTAAGTACTTAATGCTGGTTAGCAGATAGGTGCGACCCTATGAGCTAGTCTCAGAATTTGATATTATGAACAATGTTCAAACAGTTGACGAAAACGAGAACAGTGTAGAATTGTTTTAACGTAATTGACAAATTAAACGCATACTACCCTCTCTATTGATCACAAAAAGATTTTTAACCTTAGAACTCGTCCACTAGGTTTGGTTTGGGTAAAAACTCCTAAATTAACTACTTAAGGAAAAACTTTCAAACTAACTTTATTTAATGAATTAAACCTAACACGTCATAATTACTATTACTACTAGTAAATTTTTAGTTCAGGGGTTTCTACATTAAATAAACATAGTTGAAGAGTTTTATCGTTAAAAATCAAAAAACAAATTTACCATTTAAAATATAAAAAAATCAAAATTTTATAATATTATCTACAAATTAGTAACTTAGAAATTTTCAAATTAACATTTTTAATTTTTGTTTGTAAATATATGCGTTTGATGTGTTTTTAACATCAACATTATATATGTATAAATTAAAAATGTAAAACCCCAGAAAACATCATAAAAATTATCTAAAGATTTATTATTACATTTTTATTAGATAGGATATAATTTTTATTATATTTTTCTTATTTTTTACATTTTTAATCGTTTAGTAATTTAATTACAGGTATATCTTTAGATAATTTTTTTAAGAGCAAGAGGAATGCAGGGGGATAAAATATGTTCACGATGCAGAGCATACGAGGAATCCATAAATCATGTTTTTTTTTGAATGTCCACCGGCGGTTCAGGTTTGGGCACTCTCAAGAATTCCCTCGAATCCAGACATCTTTCCTATTCAATCATTTTTTGCAAACATGGATTATTTATTTTGGAGAATTTTTCCGAAATTGGAAGATCATCAATTTGCATGGATCTTATGGTACATATGGAAGGGAAGAAATAACAAGGTT is a genomic window containing:
- the LOC106306708 gene encoding protein diaphanous homolog 1-like is translated as MASGRVNSGFDFGSDDILRTYDDFTNNQDSSNGSNSDPSIAATNFNKEFHKTRMARSSVFPTSSYSPPEDSLSQDVTATVERTMKKYTDNVMRFLEGISSRLSQLELYCYNLDKTIGEMRSDLTRDNEEADVKLRSVEKHLQEVRRSVQILRDKQELADTQKDLARLQVVQKDSSSPSHSQQSEETPVPEAKKSESSSDAHNQQLALALPHQIPPQQQQQYYMPPTPQLQNTPAPAPVPAPPSQPQAPPAQAQFMPPPPAPSHPSSAQTQSFPQYQQNWPPQPQARPQSSGGYPSYSPAPPSNQSPVEPSPSSMQMPSPYAGPPQQSMQGYGYGAPPPPQAPQQTKMSYSHQTGDAYLPSGPPPPGYANAMYEGGRMQYPPPQPPPQQQQQGHYMQGPQGGGYAPQQHQAGGGNTGTPPPVSRSKYGELIEKLVSMGFRGDHVMSVIQRMEESGQPIDFNALLDRLSVQSSGGPPRGW
- the LOC106306709 gene encoding uncharacterized protein LOC106306709 → MTTPVSKNIAIRPVEFYGNALPRPRFFANPQFNSHRVDPLLSWARDAHWSTGGLNFTRLRLQGRIEGNVEKLRAQLEDSSPGDSEKKKRSGCDSTPPAAPVAVKRRRYVDLNDDEDEIGSGVARIIRNLSGDFDRVAGESEINKKSIGSESVGKRLKEKKTRLTRIIPLGYEC